In Sedimentibacter sp. MB31-C6, one genomic interval encodes:
- a CDS encoding STAS domain-containing protein, with amino-acid sequence MSLNIKYGKNKENSLEIIPVGEVDIYTSPEFKKVIFDLIETKDSNIIINGNELDYIDSTGLGILMSIYKKAQEKSLEVSIINLKPNIYKLFDITGLNKVFNIQG; translated from the coding sequence ATGTCTTTGAATATAAAATATGGGAAAAATAAAGAAAATAGTTTAGAGATAATACCTGTTGGAGAAGTAGATATATATACTTCTCCAGAATTTAAAAAAGTTATTTTTGATTTAATAGAAACTAAAGATTCTAATATTATAATTAATGGAAATGAATTAGATTATATTGACAGTACAGGTTTAGGTATTTTAATGAGTATATACAAAAAAGCGCAAGAAAAAAGCTTAGAAGTTAGTATAATAAATTTAAAACCAAATATTTATAAATTATTTGATATAACAGGTCTAAATAAAGTATTTAATATTCAAGGGTGA
- a CDS encoding ATP-binding protein, protein MDKVKLTIPKKSEYISTIRLTSSALSNINSFNVDDIEDIKVIVSEICIFFINNIKENEKPFEVEYIIDNDKFKVKVTDLNKGKVNKKNEIKDEMCILIIESLSDKYELDLDYNKISFEKYMN, encoded by the coding sequence ATGGATAAAGTAAAATTAACAATTCCAAAAAAGTCAGAATACATAAGTACAATAAGATTAACATCTTCAGCATTATCTAATATTAATAGTTTTAATGTAGATGATATAGAAGATATTAAAGTTATTGTATCAGAAATTTGCATATTTTTTATAAATAATATAAAAGAGAATGAAAAACCTTTTGAAGTAGAATATATTATTGATAATGACAAATTTAAAGTAAAAGTGACTGATTTAAATAAGGGAAAAGTAAATAAAAAAAATGAGATTAAAGATGAAATGTGTATTCTAATAATTGAAAGCTTATCGGATAAATATGAATTAGATTTAGACTACAATAAAATTAGTTTTGAAAAATATATGAACTAG
- a CDS encoding SigB/SigF/SigG family RNA polymerase sigma factor, with protein sequence MKIMGQNSKNIKNQDLFIQYEKTKNIDVRNQIFEKYKYMAEIISKKYSNRGIEYEDIYQIACMGLIYAIERFDISRGFEFTSFATPTILGEIKKYFRDKGWSIKVPRKIQEISKKVNECYNILSNELHRTPSVKEISDYVKCSEEEVLEAFEAGKMFNSQSLDIKFDLKNEESQISLLDLVGEEDKEYLKIENEDFINKSLKKLNELERNIILKRYYSNKTQSDIAKELNISQMTVSRIEKKTLEKLRIEFNK encoded by the coding sequence ATGAAGATAATGGGGCAAAACTCAAAAAATATAAAAAATCAAGATTTATTTATTCAATATGAAAAAACAAAAAATATTGATGTAAGAAATCAAATTTTTGAAAAATATAAATATATGGCAGAAATCATATCAAAAAAATATTCTAATAGAGGAATAGAATATGAAGATATTTATCAAATAGCTTGTATGGGTTTAATTTATGCTATCGAAAGATTCGACATTTCTAGAGGGTTTGAATTTACTAGCTTTGCAACTCCTACTATACTAGGTGAAATAAAAAAATATTTCAGAGATAAAGGTTGGTCTATAAAAGTACCTAGAAAAATACAGGAAATATCTAAGAAAGTAAATGAATGTTACAATATACTTAGCAATGAACTTCATAGAACTCCTTCTGTAAAAGAAATATCAGATTATGTGAAATGTTCAGAAGAAGAAGTATTAGAAGCTTTTGAAGCAGGAAAAATGTTTAATTCTCAATCTTTGGACATAAAGTTTGATTTAAAAAATGAAGAAAGTCAAATTTCATTGTTAGATTTAGTGGGAGAAGAAGATAAAGAATATTTAAAAATAGAAAACGAAGATTTTATAAATAAATCATTAAAAAAGTTGAACGAACTGGAAAGGAACATTATTTTAAAAAGGTATTATTCTAATAAAACACAAAGTGATATAGCAAAGGAATTAAACATTTCTCAAATGACAGTTTCTAGAATAGAAAAGAAAACTTTGGAAAAATTAAGAATAGAATTTAATAAATAA